The proteins below are encoded in one region of Helianthus annuus cultivar XRQ/B chromosome 2, HanXRQr2.0-SUNRISE, whole genome shotgun sequence:
- the LOC110903084 gene encoding glutamate--glyoxylate aminotransferase 2-like: MTFPPVTNPSGATFLEARTSRSEELHMMLEEEHSAINAIRLPIGCMVSPPKPGDISYDQYLRECTGILESLRKRAHMMTDGFNSCKNVVCNFTEGQFVSQFLK, encoded by the exons ATGACGTTTCCGCCGGTAACAAATCCATCG GGAGCAACGTTTTTGGAGGCACGTACAAGCCGTTCAGAGGAATTGCACATGATGTTAGAGGAAGAACATAGTGCTATAAACGCGATTAGATTGCCG ATAGGATGTATGGTCAGCCCTCCAAAGCCTGGTGATATCTCATATGATCAGTATCTTAGAGAGTG CACGGGCATCCTTGAATCACTAAGGAAGAGAGCACACATGATGACAGATGGATTCAACAGTTGCAAAAATGTTGTTTGTAATTTCACAGAAGGTCAGTTTGTCAGCCAATTTCTGAAATAA